In the Wyeomyia smithii strain HCP4-BCI-WySm-NY-G18 chromosome 2, ASM2978416v1, whole genome shotgun sequence genome, one interval contains:
- the LOC129719993 gene encoding uncharacterized protein LOC129719993: MLVVVDWITKYVIVHPMRSADSETLINFLEKEVFLRFSRPRIVLTDNGKQFTSLAFRSLLSRYNIEHMTTAYYCPMVNNAERVNRVLITCIRALLNEDHRACDENLPSIVAAVNSAKHESTGVSPHFANFGKDLILHIDLYNQQHFNTPQDPKLAQDLRLSNLKRLHEFVLKRIKQSHEKSKQRYNMRTRSVTFNGGNTVWRRASGLSSKVDHINQKLNPKFVPAIVRKVLGTNLYELEDVPSGKIGRYHAKDIKID, from the coding sequence ATGTTAGTCGTTGTGGATTGGATCACCAAGTATGTGATAGTTCATCCGATGCGCAGTGCAGACTCCGAAACGTTGATAAACTTTCTGGAAAAGGAGGTTTTCTTACGATTTTCACGACCAAGGATTGTACTCACAGACAATGGCAAACAGTTTACATCCTTAGCTTTTCGATCACTTCTTTCGCGGTACAACATAGAGCACATGACTACAGCATATTATTGTCCAATGGTAAACAATGCAGAGCGTGTCAATAGAGTATTAATAACCTGCATCAGAGCACTGCTGAACGAGGATCATCGAGCATGTGATGAAAACTTGCCGTCAATCGTAGCCGCAGTTAACAGCGCGAAACATGAATCCACAGGAGTCAGTCCACACTTTGCGAACTTCGGTAAAGATCTGATCCTTCATATTGATCTCTACAATCAACAGCACTTCAATACTCCCCAAGACCCGAAACTAGCACAAGATCTTCGTTTATCGAATCTTAAACGTTTACACGAATTCGTTTTGAAGCGGATCAAGCAATCACACGAAAAGTCCAAACAGCGATACAACATGCGCACTAGATCTGTAACGTTTAACGGCGGTAACACGGTGTGGCGCAGGGCTTCCGGACTATCGTCCAAAGTAGACCACATTAATCAGAAGTTGAATCCGAAGTTCGTCCCCGCTATCGTGAGAAAAGTACTTGGTACCAACCTGTACGAACTGGAGGATGTCCCTTCGGGGAAGATCGGTAGATACCACGCTAAGGACATCAAGATAGACTAA